A region from the Bacteroidota bacterium genome encodes:
- a CDS encoding beta-lactamase family protein gives MKHSKQAWRLFFPLFIVLLCVQLASAFPPGDPCGKNDEVYPKAVALTDHLNQITAEQISNFYSRRHENRLDAFNGCVLVAKDGQVVYKGAFGYGNIQYKDTLTTETPFQLASVTKTFTATAILKLVEEGKIALSDPIQKFFPEFPYQGITVKLLLTHRSGLPDYIYWGKESGNSVDYLDNQALVKRFIRTKPAVRCRPDRMFMYSNTNYALLGAVIEQVTGMTYQNYMQENIFRPLGMYNTFAFDVRDSLGHCGSACYQSRWKEWNLTYSDGVMGDKGIYASVEDMMIWDKALREGKVISPEMMGEAYLPRSLDRYSFSKDKSRNYGYGWRMVKQKEGYLIYHNGNWHGCNNVFARDLNSGYTVIVLSNKANEKNYFTQPVWDIIENVKNLQNIASLQ, from the coding sequence ATGAAGCACAGCAAACAGGCTTGGCGCTTATTTTTTCCATTGTTTATTGTTCTGCTCTGCGTTCAACTCGCTTCAGCTTTTCCTCCGGGTGATCCATGCGGGAAGAACGATGAAGTCTATCCCAAGGCGGTCGCCTTGACAGATCATCTAAACCAAATCACTGCTGAGCAAATCTCTAACTTTTATTCTCGTCGTCACGAAAACCGATTAGACGCTTTCAATGGTTGTGTATTGGTTGCTAAGGACGGACAGGTGGTCTATAAAGGTGCCTTCGGTTATGGAAACATACAGTATAAAGATACGCTGACTACCGAAACGCCCTTTCAATTGGCCTCAGTAACTAAAACATTTACCGCTACGGCTATTCTTAAATTGGTGGAGGAAGGAAAGATTGCGTTAAGCGATCCGATTCAAAAATTTTTTCCTGAATTCCCTTATCAGGGGATTACGGTGAAACTGTTGCTGACTCATCGTAGCGGCCTGCCTGACTATATTTATTGGGGTAAGGAATCAGGAAATTCGGTGGACTATCTCGATAATCAAGCGCTGGTGAAAAGATTTATCAGAACCAAACCAGCCGTTCGTTGTCGTCCCGATAGGATGTTTATGTATTCTAATACTAATTACGCTTTGCTGGGTGCTGTTATTGAACAGGTAACCGGTATGACCTATCAGAATTACATGCAGGAAAATATTTTTCGGCCACTTGGCATGTACAACACCTTTGCGTTTGATGTTCGGGATTCCTTAGGTCATTGTGGCTCGGCCTGCTATCAAAGCAGATGGAAAGAATGGAATCTTACCTACTCGGATGGCGTGATGGGTGATAAAGGAATTTATGCTTCTGTTGAAGATATGATGATATGGGATAAGGCACTCCGCGAAGGGAAAGTTATTTCTCCTGAAATGATGGGGGAGGCCTATCTTCCACGCAGTTTAGACCGCTATTCCTTCAGCAAAGATAAGAGCCGAAATTACGGCTATGGATGGCGCATGGTGAAACAGAAAGAGGGTTATTTGATTTATCACAATGGCAACTGGCATGGTTGTAATAATGTGTTTGCCCGCGACTTAAACAGTGGCTACACAGTCATTGTTTTGAGCAATAAAGCCAATGAAAAAAATTATTTCACCCAGCCGGTATGGGACATTATAGAGAACGTGAAGAATCTTCAGAATATCGCCTCGCTGCAATAG
- a CDS encoding DUF4293 domain-containing protein produces the protein MIQRIQTVFILLAIISLGLFLYLPLITLEVDGNKFVEHIPGWDVSIFKEGYFYYVNAVFAGTAIGLGLISIFLYKRTGLQQLFCWFTIFFIIAAEAFVFYRYQTRMFPGDVVLRKWNILAAFALVFEILAVVYIRKDEDKLKSLDRLR, from the coding sequence ATGATACAAAGAATCCAAACTGTATTTATTCTACTCGCTATTATTTCACTTGGCTTGTTTCTTTATTTACCTCTAATCACACTGGAGGTAGATGGAAATAAGTTTGTAGAACACATTCCAGGTTGGGATGTTTCAATTTTTAAGGAGGGCTACTTCTATTACGTGAATGCTGTGTTTGCCGGAACAGCCATCGGGCTTGGCCTGATTTCTATCTTCCTTTACAAACGCACCGGTTTGCAACAATTGTTTTGCTGGTTTACCATCTTCTTTATCATTGCTGCCGAAGCATTTGTTTTTTATCGTTATCAAACCCGCATGTTCCCTGGCGATGTAGTTCTTCGGAAGTGGAATATTCTGGCAGCCTTTGCGCTTGTTTTTGAAATCCTTGCCGTGGTATATATCCGGAAGGATGAGGACAAACTCAAGAGTCTCGACCGGTTGAGATAA
- a CDS encoding thiolase family protein has translation MEAYIIDAGRSPIGKLNGSLSGVRPDDLAAWVIKKLVERNLFWLDVKQIEEVILGDANQSGEDNRDIARMTVLLAGLPIEVAGVTVNRLCASGLQAIADSSRAIESGDGSIYIAGGVESMTRAPYVLSKAVTAFDRVQQMFDTSIGWRFTNKSFPKETTYSMGETAENVAKKWNISREEQDQFAHSSQLKYQAAHDAGKFNDELIAVGIDKGKAGKETFGKDEHPRLSSAADLAKLRPAFNKEGTVTAGNSSGINDGAAALIIVNEHIVKEFSLKPLARVVSVAAAGVEPAYMGIGPVPATQKALKRAGLKAADLGLVELNEAFASQSIACIRDLGLNPEIVNVNGGAIALGHPLGCSGARITTTLLHEMKRRKNVKYGLATMCVGVGQGMAIIYENMNY, from the coding sequence ATGGAGGCTTATATAATAGATGCAGGGCGCAGTCCCATCGGAAAGTTGAATGGCTCCTTAAGTGGTGTCCGTCCCGATGATTTGGCGGCTTGGGTGATTAAAAAGCTGGTAGAGCGCAACCTATTCTGGCTGGATGTGAAGCAGATCGAGGAAGTGATCTTAGGCGATGCCAATCAAAGTGGTGAAGACAATCGGGATATCGCACGTATGACGGTTTTGCTGGCAGGTCTTCCGATAGAGGTGGCAGGCGTTACCGTCAACCGTTTATGTGCTTCAGGACTACAGGCCATAGCTGATTCTTCCAGAGCGATTGAGTCTGGAGATGGGTCAATTTACATTGCCGGAGGAGTGGAAAGCATGACTCGTGCACCTTATGTTCTATCTAAGGCAGTAACCGCGTTCGATCGGGTGCAACAAATGTTCGATACCAGTATTGGATGGCGTTTTACGAATAAATCTTTTCCAAAGGAGACCACTTATAGCATGGGTGAAACAGCGGAGAATGTAGCTAAGAAGTGGAACATCAGTCGGGAGGAACAAGACCAGTTTGCCCATTCTTCTCAGTTGAAATATCAAGCGGCTCATGATGCAGGAAAATTTAACGATGAACTAATTGCAGTGGGGATTGATAAGGGAAAAGCCGGAAAGGAAACGTTCGGAAAGGACGAACATCCCCGTTTATCCTCGGCTGCAGATTTAGCAAAACTGAGACCGGCTTTTAACAAGGAGGGAACCGTTACGGCTGGGAATTCATCGGGCATCAACGATGGAGCGGCCGCTTTAATCATTGTGAATGAACATATTGTCAAGGAATTTTCCCTAAAGCCATTGGCAAGAGTTGTCTCTGTAGCTGCGGCAGGAGTAGAGCCTGCCTATATGGGTATTGGCCCGGTACCAGCCACACAAAAGGCGCTGAAGCGCGCCGGGCTGAAAGCGGCCGACCTCGGTCTAGTAGAATTAAACGAGGCCTTTGCTTCTCAATCCATTGCTTGCATTCGCGATTTAGGATTGAATCCCGAAATCGTGAACGTGAACGGTGGGGCTATCGCTCTCGGTCATCCGCTAGGATGCTCTGGAGCTAGAATTACTACTACCCTACTCCACGAAATGAAACGAAGAAAGAATGTGAAGTACGGACTGGCAACCATGTGCGTAGGTGTAGGCCAGGGTATGGCGATTATTTATGAAAACATGAATTATTAA
- a CDS encoding fatty acid desaturase, with the protein MQLTITDPVFIPRDNYNFFERFLLTLIRDERDLPFLKLCLRILLFVIPVSILLFFYFRWWIAVPFLLFNIATGLGPFILMLHNTSHRKLFKQEYDILNNLIPWVLGPFYGETPETYFGHHIMMHHAENNLIDDLSCTMNYQRDRFIDFMKYFFMFFFFGMTDLSFYFQRKNRKKFIRKILMGEVGFIVMCILLWQFNWQATLMVFILPFIISRFGMMAGNWAQHAFIDAETPANNYRNSLTCINVAYNRTCFNDGYHIGHHLRPSMHWTEMPEEFQKNIEKYKDNHAVIFQGIDFFVVWFLLVSHNYKYLASKFVDIGERFKTQEEVIAFLKQRVAAIPVKRNTPNANVILNGIR; encoded by the coding sequence ATGCAGTTAACTATCACCGATCCAGTTTTCATTCCTCGCGACAATTACAATTTCTTTGAAAGGTTTTTACTCACACTGATACGCGATGAGCGCGATCTGCCTTTTCTCAAACTTTGCCTTCGCATATTGCTTTTCGTCATTCCGGTATCAATCTTGCTCTTCTTTTATTTCCGGTGGTGGATAGCAGTTCCTTTTTTGCTATTCAATATCGCTACCGGTTTGGGTCCTTTCATCCTGATGTTGCACAACACCTCTCACAGAAAATTGTTCAAACAGGAATACGACATTTTGAATAACCTCATACCTTGGGTGCTGGGGCCGTTTTACGGTGAAACTCCCGAAACCTATTTCGGTCATCACATCATGATGCACCATGCCGAAAACAATCTGATTGATGATTTAAGTTGCACGATGAATTATCAGCGCGACCGCTTCATTGATTTCATGAAATACTTTTTCATGTTCTTCTTCTTTGGCATGACCGACCTCAGCTTTTATTTTCAAAGAAAGAACCGCAAGAAATTCATTCGCAAAATTCTAATGGGTGAAGTTGGCTTCATCGTCATGTGTATCCTTCTCTGGCAGTTTAATTGGCAGGCTACACTCATGGTGTTCATTTTGCCTTTCATAATTTCTCGCTTCGGCATGATGGCCGGAAATTGGGCGCAACACGCTTTTATTGATGCCGAAACTCCGGCAAACAATTATCGCAACAGCCTCACTTGTATCAACGTTGCCTATAACAGGACTTGCTTCAACGATGGCTACCACATCGGCCATCATTTGCGACCAAGCATGCACTGGACCGAGATGCCCGAAGAGTTTCAAAAGAATATAGAGAAATATAAAGACAACCACGCCGTCATTTTTCAGGGCATTGATTTCTTCGTTGTTTGGTTCTTGCTCGTCAGCCATAATTATAAATACCTGGCTTCAAAGTTTGTGGACATCGGTGAGCGATTCAAAACGCAAGAAGAAGTGATCGCCTTTTTGAAACAAAGAGTTGCTGCCATTCCCGTCAAGCGCAACACCCCCAACGCCAATGTCATCCTGAATGGAATCAGATAA
- a CDS encoding tRNA pseudouridine synthase A, translated as MESDNQVLRPRYFLHLAYDGTNYCGWQVQTNAPSVQQTINEALQKLLRHPVPSTGCGRTDSGVHAKDFYMHFMPEKEIEDPADFLFRLNCVLPDDISIFKIIPVADRAHVRFDATHRTYEYYVYFDKSPFIKKYASYQGFYPINWEPILRATEFIKTVKDFTSLCLASEDFKTNLCNVTEARWDILPAHHLVLKPFENTPTGSPLTADYQRKEGEVLRFTITSNRFLRGMVRKIVGMTLMVGKGKLSLDEFTDTVTQQKEFRIHNLASPAGLFLSKVKYPYID; from the coding sequence ATGGAATCAGATAATCAGGTGCTCCGGCCTCGCTATTTTCTTCACCTGGCCTATGACGGCACCAACTATTGCGGTTGGCAGGTGCAGACCAATGCGCCCAGCGTGCAACAAACCATCAACGAAGCTTTGCAGAAACTGTTGCGCCATCCGGTGCCTTCTACCGGCTGTGGGCGCACCGATAGCGGCGTTCACGCCAAAGATTTCTACATGCACTTTATGCCCGAAAAAGAAATCGAAGATCCTGCCGACTTTCTATTTCGACTCAACTGCGTATTGCCCGACGACATTTCCATCTTCAAAATCATACCGGTTGCCGATCGCGCACATGTGCGTTTCGATGCCACGCACAGAACCTACGAATACTACGTGTACTTCGACAAATCGCCTTTCATCAAAAAGTATGCTTCCTATCAAGGATTTTATCCTATAAACTGGGAGCCGATATTGCGCGCTACTGAATTTATCAAGACCGTAAAAGATTTCACTTCCCTCTGCTTGGCCAGCGAAGATTTCAAAACCAATCTCTGCAACGTCACCGAAGCCCGCTGGGACATTCTGCCCGCTCATCATCTCGTCCTCAAACCCTTTGAAAATACACCTACCGGTTCGCCGCTCACCGCCGACTATCAAAGAAAAGAAGGAGAGGTGCTGCGCTTCACCATCACCAGCAACCGATTTCTGCGCGGCATGGTGCGCAAAATTGTCGGCATGACGCTCATGGTCGGCAAAGGCAAACTATCGCTCGACGAATTTACCGACACCGTCACCCAACAAAAAGAATTCCGCATTCATAACCTCGCTTCGCCCGCCGGATTGTTTTTATCCAAAGTCAAGTATCCTTATATTGATTAA
- the hutU gene encoding urocanate hydratase → MQPELRKNLRAAHGTQLQCKGWVQEAALRMLYNNLDPEVAERPEDLIVYGGLGKAARNWEAFDKIVQCLKDLEEDETLMIQSGKPVGVLRSHKDAPRVLIANSNLVGKWATWEHFRELEKKGLIMYGQMTAGSWIYIGSQGIVQGTYETYLSLASQHFNASLKGKLNVTAGLGGMGGAQPLAITMNEGVCLAAEMEEWRIKKRIETRYLDQYTLNLDEAIDWALDAKQKGEAVSIGYCGNAVDLLQRLIDRNITPDTLTDQTSAHDELVGYFPEAMNVEEAKALRESNPEEYIRLSLDTIAKHVRQMLELQKRGAITFDYGNNIRGQAKDKRDVKNAFDFPGFVPAYVRPLFCEGKGPFRFVALSGDENDIFICDEKLKKLFPNNTGLLRWLHLAKEKIAFQGLPARICWLGMGEREIAGLAFNELVKTSKLKAPIVIGRDHLDTGSVASPNRETEAMMDGSDAIADWPILNALINTAGGASWVSFHHGGGVGMGYSLHAGMVIVADGTEDAKRRLKRVLHNDPALGVIRHADAGYEIAKQTAKQFGLDI, encoded by the coding sequence ATGCAACCGGAGCTTCGGAAAAATCTTCGTGCAGCCCACGGCACCCAACTTCAATGCAAAGGCTGGGTACAAGAAGCCGCTCTGCGAATGTTGTACAACAACCTCGATCCAGAAGTTGCCGAACGACCCGAAGATTTAATCGTTTACGGAGGGCTGGGCAAAGCTGCCCGAAACTGGGAAGCCTTTGATAAGATAGTCCAGTGTCTCAAAGATTTGGAAGAAGATGAAACGCTGATGATTCAAAGCGGCAAACCGGTCGGCGTTTTGCGCTCACACAAAGATGCGCCACGTGTGCTGATTGCCAACTCCAACCTCGTCGGCAAATGGGCTACTTGGGAACATTTCCGCGAACTGGAAAAAAAAGGCCTCATCATGTACGGACAGATGACCGCCGGTTCCTGGATTTATATCGGCTCGCAAGGAATTGTACAAGGCACGTATGAAACTTACCTCTCGCTCGCTTCGCAACATTTCAATGCTTCTTTGAAAGGAAAGCTGAACGTCACCGCCGGACTCGGCGGCATGGGCGGCGCGCAGCCTTTAGCTATCACCATGAACGAAGGCGTATGCCTCGCTGCAGAAATGGAAGAATGGAGAATCAAAAAACGAATCGAAACCCGCTATCTCGATCAATACACTTTGAATTTAGATGAAGCCATTGACTGGGCGCTCGATGCCAAACAAAAAGGCGAAGCGGTTTCTATCGGATATTGCGGCAACGCGGTGGACCTTTTGCAAAGATTGATAGACCGCAACATCACACCCGACACCCTCACTGACCAAACCTCCGCCCACGATGAACTCGTCGGATATTTTCCCGAAGCGATGAACGTGGAAGAAGCAAAGGCTTTACGCGAATCAAATCCGGAGGAATACATCCGACTTTCACTCGACACCATTGCCAAGCATGTCCGCCAAATGCTCGAACTGCAAAAACGCGGCGCTATCACTTTTGATTACGGCAACAACATTCGCGGACAAGCCAAAGACAAACGCGATGTGAAGAACGCTTTTGATTTCCCCGGCTTTGTGCCTGCTTATGTTCGTCCGCTTTTCTGCGAGGGCAAAGGACCTTTTCGCTTCGTCGCATTGAGCGGCGATGAGAATGACATTTTTATTTGTGATGAAAAACTGAAAAAACTTTTTCCAAACAATACAGGTTTGCTGCGCTGGCTGCATCTTGCTAAAGAAAAAATTGCCTTCCAAGGCCTCCCCGCCCGCATCTGCTGGCTCGGCATGGGCGAAAGAGAAATTGCAGGACTTGCATTCAACGAACTGGTCAAGACCAGTAAACTCAAAGCCCCCATCGTCATCGGTCGCGACCACCTCGACACCGGCTCCGTCGCCTCGCCCAACCGCGAAACCGAAGCCATGATGGACGGCAGCGATGCCATTGCTGACTGGCCAATCCTCAACGCCCTCATCAATACTGCCGGTGGCGCCAGTTGGGTATCCTTTCATCACGGCGGTGGCGTGGGCATGGGTTATTCACTTCATGCAGGAATGGTCATCGTCGCCGACGGCACCGAAGACGCCAAACGCAGATTGAAACGAGTGCTCCACAACGACCCCGCCCTCGGCGTCATCCGCCACGCCGATGCGGGCTACGAAATAGCTAAACAAACCGCCAAACAATTCGGCCTCGATATTTAA
- a CDS encoding rhodanese-like domain-containing protein — protein MKEKTVEELKQMMDTKQDFQLIDVREPHEFENGNINGELIPVGDILDNLDKISKDKPVVIHCRSGSRSGNVIQYLENNYGYTNLYNLQGGIMAWANKIDSSIPTN, from the coding sequence ATGAAAGAAAAGACCGTAGAAGAACTAAAACAAATGATGGACACCAAACAAGACTTCCAACTAATTGATGTCCGCGAGCCGCATGAATTTGAAAACGGCAACATCAACGGAGAACTAATTCCCGTCGGAGATATACTAGACAACCTCGATAAAATTTCTAAAGACAAGCCCGTCGTTATTCACTGTCGAAGCGGTTCTAGAAGTGGAAACGTCATTCAATATTTAGAAAACAATTACGGCTATACAAACCTCTACAACCTACAAGGAGGTATAATGGCTTGGGCAAATAAAATTGACTCCTCCATACCCACTAACTAA
- the cysN gene encoding sulfate adenylyltransferase subunit CysN, translating to MKEDKFDATSYLNMELLRFTTAGSVDDGKSTLIGRLLYDSKSIFEDQYENIKNTSEKRGEEYVNLALLTDGLKAEREQGITIDVAYRYFSTPKRKFIIADTPGHIQYTRNMVTGASTANLAIILVDARNGIAEQTKRHSIIASLLGIPHIAVCVNKMDLVGWDQKVFDKIIADYREFATRLKTKDIQFIPVSALTGDNIVHRSENMKWYNGVTLMYLLETIHIASDINHIDMRFPVQQVIRPYSNQFHDYRGYAGRIASGVIRPGDKIVVLPSGFTTKVKAVEFDGKPLKEAYAPLSVTVLLEDDIDISRGDMLVREGNLPRQGQDIEAMICWMSDKPLQLNGKYFLRHTTKEVRAIIKEVKYKLDINTLHRITENVSIGMNDVGRISLRTTAQLCFDPYTKNRDTGSFILIEEATNITVAACMIID from the coding sequence ATGAAGGAAGATAAATTTGATGCCACGAGCTATCTCAACATGGAACTTCTCCGTTTCACTACCGCAGGCAGTGTAGATGACGGAAAGTCAACTTTGATTGGACGATTACTTTACGATTCTAAATCCATTTTCGAAGACCAATACGAAAACATTAAGAACACCTCCGAAAAAAGAGGTGAGGAATACGTAAACCTCGCCCTGCTGACAGACGGCCTCAAAGCAGAACGTGAACAGGGCATTACAATAGATGTGGCCTATCGCTATTTCTCTACCCCCAAAAGGAAATTCATCATTGCCGATACTCCGGGCCACATCCAATACACCCGAAATATGGTGACCGGCGCTTCTACCGCCAACCTAGCTATTATATTAGTGGACGCGCGAAACGGAATTGCGGAACAAACCAAGCGACATTCAATCATTGCCTCTCTTTTAGGAATACCTCATATCGCCGTATGCGTTAATAAGATGGACTTAGTGGGATGGGATCAGAAAGTATTCGATAAAATTATTGCTGATTACCGTGAATTTGCCACCCGCTTAAAGACTAAGGACATACAATTCATTCCCGTTTCTGCCTTAACGGGCGACAACATCGTTCACCGTTCAGAGAATATGAAGTGGTATAATGGAGTGACACTGATGTACCTGCTTGAAACCATCCACATTGCCAGCGACATCAACCATATAGACATGCGCTTCCCGGTGCAGCAGGTCATTCGTCCATACAGTAATCAATTTCATGATTATCGCGGATATGCCGGTCGGATTGCCAGCGGTGTCATTCGCCCCGGAGACAAGATCGTCGTGCTCCCTTCCGGCTTCACAACAAAAGTCAAGGCGGTAGAATTTGATGGCAAACCATTAAAAGAGGCCTATGCTCCGCTTTCAGTCACGGTGCTGTTAGAAGACGATATTGATATCTCACGCGGTGATATGCTGGTGCGCGAAGGCAATCTGCCACGACAGGGACAAGATATAGAAGCCATGATATGCTGGATGTCCGATAAACCACTTCAACTTAATGGAAAATATTTTCTAAGGCATACCACCAAAGAAGTCCGCGCCATCATCAAAGAAGTGAAATACAAACTGGATATAAACACCCTGCACAGAATAACCGAAAACGTCTCTATCGGCATGAACGATGTCGGGAGAATCTCACTCCGCACCACCGCGCAACTCTGCTTTGACCCCTACACTAAAAATAGAGACACCGGAAGCTTCATTCTAATTGAAGAAGCCACCAACATCACCGTAGCTGCCTGTATGATCATTGATTAA
- the cysD gene encoding sulfate adenylyltransferase subunit CysD: MSYTLNHLKTLESESIFVLREVAAQFQNPAILFSGGKDSILVTHLARKAFYPAAIPFPLVHVDTGHNFPETIAYRDMLVEQLGAKLIVGSVQEAIDKGRVFEEKGYNASRIRLQTTTLLDTIEKYKFDACIGGARRDEEKARAKERFFSHRDEFGQWDPKNQRPELWNLFNGRMHQGEHFRIFPISNWTELDVWQYLAMEEIKMPSLYFSHKRRVFNRDGVLLAESPYIPMKPKEKAEEKIVRFRTIGDITSTGATLSSAATMDDIIQEVASSRTTERGGRADDKRGETSMEDRKKEGYF; the protein is encoded by the coding sequence ATGTCCTATACACTCAATCATCTCAAGACCCTCGAATCGGAATCCATTTTCGTGCTGCGCGAAGTGGCAGCACAGTTCCAAAATCCGGCTATCCTTTTCAGTGGCGGGAAAGATTCTATCCTAGTTACTCATCTGGCAAGGAAGGCTTTCTATCCGGCTGCTATTCCTTTTCCCTTGGTGCACGTAGATACAGGTCATAACTTCCCGGAAACTATCGCATACCGAGATATGCTGGTGGAACAATTAGGTGCAAAATTAATTGTCGGTTCGGTACAAGAAGCGATTGACAAGGGACGGGTATTTGAGGAAAAAGGGTACAACGCTTCCCGAATTCGCCTGCAAACAACCACACTACTTGATACGATTGAAAAATACAAGTTTGATGCCTGCATCGGTGGTGCACGACGCGATGAAGAAAAAGCCCGGGCAAAAGAACGCTTCTTTTCTCATCGAGACGAGTTCGGACAGTGGGACCCAAAGAACCAACGACCGGAGTTGTGGAATCTATTCAATGGAAGAATGCACCAAGGCGAACATTTCAGGATATTTCCAATCTCAAATTGGACCGAATTAGATGTTTGGCAATATCTCGCCATGGAAGAAATTAAAATGCCCTCCCTTTATTTTTCTCACAAACGAAGAGTGTTTAACCGCGACGGAGTTCTGCTGGCAGAAAGCCCCTACATCCCAATGAAACCAAAAGAAAAAGCAGAAGAAAAAATAGTGCGTTTCAGAACTATCGGTGATATCACTTCCACCGGTGCCACCCTTTCATCTGCCGCTACGATGGATGATATTATCCAAGAGGTTGCCTCCTCAAGGACGACTGAAAGAGGTGGAAGGGCGGATGATAAACGTGGAGAAACGAGTATGGAAGACAGAAAAAAAGAGGGATATTTTTAG
- the cysC gene encoding adenylyl-sulfate kinase yields MSNIPDNIHPVFDQFFNRESKETLLGQRAKIIWLTGLSGSGKSTILKGLEKSLQEQGFLTMVLDGDNVRTGINNNLGFSDTDRKENIRRIAEVAKLFLNNGIITLCSFVSPTEEIRGMAKSIIGAEDFIEVYVNTPLEECERRDIKGLYAKARKGEIKDFTGVNAPWEEPHKPNLEIKTKDKTVEESVRELTNYILPIVTQHSTR; encoded by the coding sequence ATGTCAAACATTCCCGATAATATCCATCCTGTATTTGATCAATTTTTCAACCGCGAAAGCAAAGAGACCTTGCTTGGCCAACGCGCGAAAATAATTTGGCTGACGGGTTTGAGTGGTTCCGGGAAAAGCACGATTTTAAAAGGTTTGGAAAAGTCCTTGCAAGAGCAGGGCTTTCTTACCATGGTATTGGATGGGGATAATGTGCGTACAGGGATCAACAATAACCTAGGCTTTTCAGATACGGATAGAAAAGAAAACATTCGTCGCATCGCTGAGGTGGCCAAACTCTTTTTAAATAACGGTATCATTACCCTTTGTAGTTTTGTATCCCCAACGGAGGAAATAAGGGGGATGGCGAAAAGTATTATCGGAGCGGAGGATTTTATTGAGGTATATGTAAATACCCCTTTAGAGGAATGTGAGCGTCGGGATATAAAGGGGCTTTACGCCAAAGCAAGAAAAGGAGAAATCAAGGACTTTACGGGTGTGAATGCCCCATGGGAAGAACCCCATAAACCCAATCTAGAAATCAAAACAAAAGATAAAACTGTGGAAGAAAGTGTGAGGGAGTTGACGAATTACATTTTACCTATCGTCACTCAGCATTCAACACGCTAA
- the rlmN gene encoding 23S rRNA (adenine(2503)-C(2))-methyltransferase RlmN, translating into MSTKKDIRNLTQDDLIVELEKLGEQKFRAKQVYEWLWAKSARSFDEMTNLSISLRTKLSEQFSFETVQEHLVQKSQDGTVKLGMKLRDARLVEGVMIPDDDRNTACVSSQVGCSLSCSFCATGFLKRERNLDAGEIYDQVILLNKYALEHGNRPLTNIVYMGMGEPLLNYENVMRSIRVIASPEGLNMAQKRITVSTSGIAKGIKRLTDEGMKFNLALSLHAATNEKRDQIMDINHSNNIETLIESLNYFYEKTGNKITFEYILFDNFNDSLDDADHLIQLYQQIPAFINLIEYNNVEGVTLRKAQREKRDAFVRYLKNKGISVAVRRSRGKDIDAACGQLANKNTEQL; encoded by the coding sequence ATGTCAACCAAAAAAGACATCCGAAATTTAACACAAGATGACCTGATTGTTGAGTTGGAGAAACTCGGCGAACAAAAGTTTCGCGCCAAACAGGTTTATGAATGGCTATGGGCAAAATCTGCCAGATCCTTCGACGAGATGACCAATCTATCCATATCGCTCAGGACAAAATTATCGGAACAATTTTCATTTGAAACGGTTCAAGAACATTTGGTTCAAAAAAGTCAGGATGGTACCGTAAAACTTGGTATGAAATTACGTGACGCGCGATTAGTCGAAGGGGTGATGATTCCAGATGATGATCGAAACACCGCCTGTGTTTCATCACAAGTGGGATGTTCGCTTAGTTGTAGCTTTTGTGCCACCGGCTTTCTAAAACGAGAACGAAATCTCGATGCTGGGGAAATTTATGATCAGGTTATTTTGCTTAACAAATATGCTTTGGAACATGGGAACCGTCCGCTTACCAACATCGTTTACATGGGCATGGGTGAACCGCTACTCAATTATGAAAATGTAATGAGAAGCATTCGTGTTATCGCATCCCCCGAGGGGCTGAACATGGCTCAAAAGCGAATTACGGTTTCTACTTCCGGTATCGCTAAAGGGATTAAGCGATTAACTGACGAGGGGATGAAATTTAATCTCGCCCTGTCGCTTCACGCTGCCACCAATGAGAAGCGCGACCAGATTATGGACATCAACCATTCAAACAACATTGAAACGCTGATAGAATCTCTGAATTATTTTTATGAAAAAACTGGAAACAAAATCACCTTTGAATATATCCTCTTCGATAATTTTAACGACAGCCTCGATGATGCCGACCACCTGATTCAGTTGTACCAGCAGATTCCTGCTTTTATTAATCTCATAGAATATAATAACGTAGAGGGCGTTACACTTCGAAAAGCGCAACGAGAAAAACGCGATGCTTTTGTGAGGTACTTGAAAAATAAAGGAATCTCTGTAGCTGTTCGGCGTAGTCGCGGCAAAGACATTGACGCAGCTTGCGGCCAATTAGCTAATAAGAATACGGAACAACTGTAG